In Miscanthus floridulus cultivar M001 chromosome 19, ASM1932011v1, whole genome shotgun sequence, the DNA window AAGGaaagctaagctagaaagcttggagagcttggaattgaatggggcacatctccaccgagctccacaccctatatttatagtgtagagtgaGGGGGGTACTCGTAGGCAGCCAAGTGGTCGGTGGCCACCCCAGGGCATCGGGTGGTAGCATAGGGGCGCCTTTGCATCCTACGATGTTGGTTGGCTCCCAAAGGTGGTTGTACGAGTGGCACGTATGGAGATTTGGACAGGAGGTCGGTTTGAAGCCTCTAAGCCTATGACAGTGGGCCGGTGGATCCATGGTCTCTCCATCATGACCATCGGTGCAAACCGACTTAAGATCAACAATGGGAAGGCTTCTGGAGCAGCTCCCATAGATCGGTGATGTGGCAGGAGCCAGGGTGGCGTCGGGCGGCACCTATGTGGGGCCGGCCGGCATGGCATGTGGGCCCTTGGCCCCCTGCCACGTCCACGTGTTCCCTATATCCATATTTGTCACCGTTTTGGTCCATTTTTGCTATAGTTTTctacatacaaataattctataaGCACAAGTGGagctaggtgaattataaacaaaattcaaCATTTGTGAtaatgatttacctcactttatcatgcttttgggtggaatgttgatggtaaaAACAGGTGTCAGTGACCATTAATAGTGTCCTTGTACAGGGTAGGAGGTGTATAAGGTTTTTGGGAAGCGCCATTGTGACTGCTCGCTGGACGCCTTCTTCCCTCTACGCCGCTGGTGTTTGCAAATATCCATCGACAACCCCATTGTGAGAATATCTATTCTTTTTGTATTGTTCGTTCTTATGTTCCTAGTGTTACTAGCACTAGATAGCTTGAGTTTGCCTTGGATGGTAGTGCTAGTGATAAATCATACACCTATGGTACatgttgttgttcttttcctcaTTGTCGGAATTAATTTCAACGTCACTAAATTGCTATTATTTCCATCAATACATCCATTGGAGCAATGCTAACAATACAACCAGCAGCCGGCTGTAAGGTTTCTTTACAGCCTTCTCTCAGCACACTCATATAATAGTTAGCTCTTCACTGTCAATACATGACCCACATATCTCTCTCACAAAATTTCTTTGTTCTTGTGcctaagccggctgtaagcttacagccgcttctctcccctctcctctctctccacctCAGTATTTAGCCAGCTTATAAcatgttattatacttgctctcatACATTTTTGTGTTTATTATACAAAACAAAAGATAAATAAATAGATTCCAAAATATAAACGTACTTTGAAATTCAACTGAGATTACACGGCTCGATCGGCATATGTATTTCAAGGTAGTAGCTAGCCAATGCAGTTTTACTGATTGCATTGATTATATTATTGTCCAAACGCAAAGGCAGTGGCATCAAAGGTGTCCGAGAGGCCAGTGCCGGTCTTGAAGGTGACCTTGTCTGGCGAGGCCTCGAGAACATAGACCTCGACAACGCTGAGCCAGagcatcagttccttggtcttcaCGCCGTTGATCTTCCTCAGTTTGCTCTTCTTGGCGAATGCGGTCACCTCGGAGGCATAGGAAACAGTCTGCATGATCTTCTTGAATGTGTgctcggccttcttcttcccctgcACCAACCACATGAACCCTGTCTCGCCGTTGTACCCGAACTCCTGGATGTCCTCCGTTGGAAGCAGTCCCTTGGGGAGGCCGAGCTCCTCAAGCAGCTCAATCGACTTCTTCCTGCACGCGGCATCTCCGGTGATGACATCTGCACCGGCGCAGTGGCTCTCGATGGCCTAGGACGCCATGGTTTATAAATTGAGCTGTGAGTAGTAGCGCCAAGAAAGAGACTATAGTCTATATGTAACCGTAAGCTCTATGTAGCTATCTCTGCTCTTGAGAGTGATGAAGTGTTTGTGTGATTACCGATGGAGCAACAGCACATATAGGCAGGCAGACAACTTGTAGATACTACAGACTACAGAGAAGCAGTGCAACGAATCGTGCAGTCTTGTTTGACTTCGTTGGCAAAGGGGCGTTGAACTTGACGAGGACCATTTTGGCGTGCTTTCCATCCCGTCCGGCGTGATGAGCTACAAATTAACTTGACTGTTTCTCTACGTATCTAGCTCCAATGAATTGGTACATTAAGTAAATTAGTTTGAACTCTATGAAGCCACATGTTGGTATATCATATTTTTACACTGATTGATGTCAACCATTGTAAAATTTCTCTTATTTAAATTTCATCCAGTAGGTCCATATTAATCCTTCGACTGCCACATTTTTGTCATGTGGCCTTCTGCCCAGTTTAAATGGTGAAAGGTTCTGAAAACAGGGTCCAAACCACTACACTAAATTCCAAATCAATGTCGCCCACCAGTTCACTATAAATATGGTACCGTTTCACCAGTGAAGCTGTTTTTTTCTCCTGCTCTATGAACAGCTCCCATGTGAAGTTGCGGCTGTTTTGATGAACTGTTTGAGAAAATAGCTCCTTATAGAAGTTAAAAATGCTAAAATGTTTAGAATGCCCTTACTCCTCTTCAATCCTCGCTCTTTTTCTTActtcttttcttctctctttcttctttatCTCCACACCTCTCTCATTTAGTTTCTCCCAGCGTATGCAACCTCGCTCGTCCCTCCCAGTGGCCCGTGTGCCTACTTCGGCGGCTCGTGTGCCTCTCCCCGGCGGCTCCCTGATGACCCGCGTGCCCTTTGTGGTGGCCACGCGCCTCGACGCTCCCAGACGATCGTGCCCGATGGGGGGAAATCTGACATCAACACCCAGTGGGGCCCATAGGCATGGGTTGGAGCCAGATGAAGCCACTGTTTTTGGCTCATCTCAGCCCAAAATCTCTGTGAGGGCAGGATTTGAGGGATTCTTTGGTAGACCTGTTTCATTTTACCCCGCTTGATAAAAATTGTCTGTATTTAAATTCTAGGAGCCGGTGGTGGTGCTATGCCAAATGGGGTCTGTATTTAAATTTTGCCTATTATAATAACTGTATTTAAATATCACCGGTTAACTTGGCGGCATtagttttttttactattttattCTAGACATTTAGTTTAGTCGTCCTCTGACTCCTTCCCCTCTTCCCTTTGtagtataaaaaataaaaagtcaactAATGAAACATCAAAGAACAATATAATGCTACTACGTCGATATAGGAACTCCGTTGTCAAAGGAAACATACAAAATTTAACACTACCATTTTCAAAAAAAGATACTAAAttgtcaaaaatacccttaatcCTCTCCAATCCTCGCTCTTTTTCCTTGCTTTTTTCTCccttttcttctttctcttgacACCTCCGTTGTCTAGTTTCTCCCAGCGTTTACAACCTCGCTCGTCCCCCTCCTAGTAGCTCGTGCACCCTACTTCAGAGGCTCGGTGCCTTTTGTGGTGGCTATGGCCCCCAGAGCTCCCAGATAGCCATGCCCTATTCGCGCCCCTGTGACCGTCGTGCGCCTTGGCCCAACAGGGAGCTATGCCCAAGCCTTCCTGTTGCACGGTGGGGGAAGTATGACATCAACACCTAGTGGGGCAATAGGCGTGGATTGGAGCCAGATGAAGCCACTATTTTTGGCTCATCTCAGCCCAAAATGCCGTGAGGGTAGGATTCGAGGGACTCTATGGGTGGAGTTGTTTCATTTTACTCGTTTGGTATAAAATGCCTCTAAACAGCTCTAGGAACTGGTGGTGGCGCTATGCCAAATGGGGTCTGTATTTAAATTTTGCCTATTATAATGACTGTATTTAAATATCACTGGTTAACTTGGCGGCGTAAGTATATTTTGTTATTTTTTCTAGACATTTAATTTAGTTGTCCTCTGACTCCTTCCACTATTCCCTTTGTAGTATAAAAAAATCAACTCATGAAGCTTCAAAGAACAATATATATAATGCTACTACATCGACATAGGAGCTCCGTtgtcaaaggaaaaacacaaaaagTAACACTTCCATTGGCCTCCAGGAAGGCCGCCTCCATGGTGgtgcttttaaaaaaaaataacagtttgaaggaccggaaacggcgaccagagggggggtgaatgggagcctcaaatttctttcgaaatcttcaaccactgtcccaacatcaatccccaaaaaaacatacac includes these proteins:
- the LOC136526066 gene encoding uncharacterized protein; translated protein: MGAVHRAGEKNSFTGETAIESHCAGADVITGDAACRKKSIELLEELGLPKGLLPTEDIQEFGYNGETGFMWLVQGKKKAEHTFKKIMQTVSYASEVTAFAKKSKLRKINGVKTKELMLWLSVVEVYVLEASPDKVTFKTGTGLSDTFDATAFAFGQ